One genomic region from Stutzerimonas decontaminans encodes:
- the cobD gene encoding threonine-phosphate decarboxylase CobD codes for MLEHGGRLRAAAQRYGIPLSDWLDLSTGIAPYHPPLPSVSSCAWTRLPESDDGLEASARQYYGARAVLPVAGSQSAIQALPRLRGLARVGIVSPCYAEHAEAWRRAGHRVVELCEASVPRALDQLDVLVVVNPNNPTGQLIAPQRLLEWRSELAAYGGWLVVDEAFMDCTPQHSLAEHSHLPGLIVLRSFGKFFGLAGARLGFVLAHAGLLRALAELLGPWTVNGPTRQLAAELLADQSAQQRQRECLHCDGQRLVDLLRRHELAPLGGCALFQWWVSADAALLHEFLARRGILTRLFAQPSSLRFGLPTGAGWARLDQALQSFREQHP; via the coding sequence ATGCTTGAGCACGGTGGACGACTGCGCGCAGCCGCACAGCGCTACGGCATTCCGCTTTCGGATTGGCTGGATCTGTCCACTGGCATTGCCCCGTATCACCCGCCGTTACCGAGCGTTTCCAGCTGTGCCTGGACACGTCTGCCGGAGTCTGACGATGGTCTTGAAGCCTCGGCGCGACAGTACTACGGCGCGCGCGCGGTGCTGCCGGTGGCCGGTTCGCAGAGTGCCATCCAGGCATTGCCACGCCTGCGTGGGCTGGCGCGGGTCGGCATCGTATCGCCCTGTTACGCCGAACACGCCGAGGCCTGGCGTCGCGCCGGCCACCGGGTCGTCGAGCTGTGCGAGGCCAGCGTGCCGCGTGCGCTGGATCAACTCGACGTGCTAGTGGTGGTCAACCCGAACAATCCCACCGGCCAGCTGATCGCGCCGCAGCGTCTGCTGGAATGGCGCAGCGAGCTGGCGGCCTATGGCGGCTGGTTGGTGGTGGACGAGGCCTTTATGGACTGCACGCCGCAGCACAGCCTGGCCGAGCATAGCCACCTGCCGGGGCTGATCGTGCTGCGCTCGTTTGGCAAGTTCTTCGGCCTGGCTGGTGCGCGACTGGGTTTCGTACTGGCTCATGCCGGCCTGCTGCGGGCGCTTGCCGAGCTGCTCGGGCCCTGGACGGTGAACGGCCCGACACGGCAGCTTGCTGCCGAGCTGCTGGCTGATCAGTCCGCTCAACAGCGCCAGCGCGAATGCCTGCACTGCGACGGCCAGCGTCTGGTTGATCTGCTGCGCCGACACGAACTGGCGCCGTTGGGTGGCTGTGCACTGTTCCAGTGGTGGGTAAGCGCCGACGCTGCGCTGCTGCATGAATTTCTCGCCCGTCGAGGCATTCTCACGCGGCTTTTCGCTCAGCCTTCCAGCCTGCGCTTCGGCCTGCCGACCGGTGCCGGCTGGGCGCGACTGGATCAGGCGCTGCAATCCTTCAGGGAGCAACATCCATGA
- the cbiB gene encoding adenosylcobinamide-phosphate synthase CbiB, producing the protein MSLFLTVSAALLLDALLGEPKRAHPLVAFGRLADRLEQHFNGAAARGWRSHGVTAWCLAVLPLTLLAWLLSLLPGIGWLVEIVLLYLALGLRSLGEHALPVAQALWRHDLPEARRRVGWIVSRDTTQLDEEGVARAATESVLENGSDAVFAALFWFIVAGVPGVVLYRLSNTLDAMWGYRNARFERFGWAAARIDDVLNYLPARLVALTYALLGRTRRALRCWRTQAPLWDSPNAGPVMASGAGALGVVLGGAAIYHGEVHARPELGRGEVPQARHIEHALDLVWGGVGVWLLVLLFGGWLYA; encoded by the coding sequence GTGAGTCTTTTCCTCACCGTTAGCGCGGCGCTGCTGCTGGATGCGCTGCTCGGAGAGCCGAAGCGGGCGCATCCACTGGTGGCCTTCGGTCGCCTGGCCGATCGCCTGGAGCAGCATTTCAACGGCGCTGCTGCGCGCGGCTGGCGCAGCCACGGGGTGACCGCCTGGTGTCTGGCGGTGCTACCGCTGACGCTGCTGGCCTGGCTGCTCAGCCTGTTGCCGGGCATCGGCTGGCTGGTGGAGATCGTGCTGCTCTATCTGGCCCTGGGTCTGCGCAGCCTGGGCGAGCATGCGCTGCCGGTGGCGCAGGCGCTGTGGCGGCATGATCTGCCAGAGGCACGCCGCCGCGTCGGTTGGATCGTCAGCCGGGACACCACGCAGCTGGACGAGGAGGGCGTGGCCCGTGCGGCCACCGAGTCGGTGCTGGAGAACGGCAGCGATGCGGTGTTCGCCGCGCTGTTCTGGTTCATCGTCGCGGGCGTGCCGGGTGTGGTGCTGTATCGCCTGAGCAACACGCTGGACGCCATGTGGGGCTATCGCAACGCGCGCTTCGAGCGCTTCGGTTGGGCCGCGGCGCGCATCGACGACGTGCTCAACTACCTGCCGGCACGGCTGGTCGCGCTGACCTATGCATTGCTTGGACGCACCCGCCGCGCGCTGCGTTGCTGGCGCACCCAGGCGCCGCTCTGGGACAGCCCCAACGCCGGTCCGGTGATGGCGTCCGGGGCTGGAGCGTTGGGTGTGGTGTTGGGCGGTGCTGCGATCTATCACGGTGAAGTGCATGCGCGGCCCGAGTTGGGCCGCGGCGAGGTTCCGCAGGCGCGGCATATCGAACATGCGCTGGACCTGGTCTGGGGTGGCGTCGGCGTCTGGCTGCTGGTGCTGCTGTTCGGTGGCTGGCTCTATGCTTGA